The nucleotide sequence cacctctggtgaaaaagacaaattcccgccgattcagttggaagcgggtcaaatttgaactgcagctgcctcatagtttgctctttattttttataaaaatcatttctaggtaaataagtatctatttaattagagaaacatcaaattttttccaagattcaaccactagctaggaacggtcattcccgccgttttgaccgcattttgaaacgggcataaaaaattcaaaaaattcaaaaaattgggaaaccttcgcattgtgtcatatatgtggccaagttctcaggaaaaataacaaacttgtaatacggcaattattttaaaaaaatgttctcagaaatgagctatcatctctgaagattcgtggctttcaagccaaatgatcaatcttatgaccacattcgtggcatagtttgttcaaatgatctcatattgtgcacaagggtgcatattggaatggcaaacaatgttgcctaaggaagttttcattttctttggacgaaataaccatttttcatttttcgagtgcccaaaaggaggttttttgtgaaggaactaccaaataattgttgcaaaattggaccaaatcaattttctaaaatacgagaacatatttaatgcacaattgacaaaatggttgtgtgcaaaaagttttgatccacctctcgtgaaaaagacaaattcccgccgattcagtaggaagcgggtcaaatttgaactgcagctgcctcatagtttgctatttattttttccaaaaattatttctagttacataagtacctatttaatcataaatacatggtttggtggcgatacgtcgaggtttgggcggtggccgaggcccccaactctagagcgcgtaaactcgcatgcccgccgcgtggtcactgcgtgatcgtggcgttgccatgtgttctgggcggcctaggtatgtctagtgggttgggaactctccaggtaggtgctaggaaggaaatcacaacataagattctcacgagaagaccgatcgatgctcaaacatgaataagcagccaagtgtttgatttgcggtacgggaaatgcacatggctaatgggcgtaaGTTTTGGCTGAGggtgatcagttactaagaagaccgtcttcacaaattttcagctcaaaaggaggatcctaggtggtactttctttgcaaactaccacactggacataaatacgaatgttgaagctcggctcaaaataatgaatggattgagctggaaattgttggaggatggttatttgatcatagaaaagcactgtagaaaatggatacaaTTTGGACATGccaagtggtacttccttcacaaactgttattctgaacagaataggaaaatgaatatttttgaattatttttgaactaggcaaggaaggtttttacatatttgacgaagatatgacccaaagaatttatgagatttttttgggaattttgggaatgacagaaatataggttgcttcacaacctagggcaaaaaccgccacatggacatgacacataggcaaaactgatgaggtggcgcctagtcatagcaacccaccacaatttacaaggctatgaccatctatattggtcgttaacaactagaaataaggcagcggagtagcgctgtttgctttatgaccttttcgtgtaaggaaattatgacctttctaaccaaaatggtcgcaatggtttagggtttggagcccctcgaacagcttttgaccaattggtctgaaatggtcatagatctatgaccaattcttccagggtcactgacagaaggtcactaattgacatatttcttgtagtgctttcCATGGACTTGCACGCATAATCCATGGACATGTTGGCACTTCACATTTAACCGTGTAACACACTTTGacgtccgagttggccactttatgtggacgataatgcgtaaccgagtagttgtcgagccacatcttcaattccaagaaggattgaaactcacaaccgggatatatcccgttcttgctGTCTTCCAAATCACGatgagaacttggcctagctccaagagatataCATTTGCCACCATCTACAATGGCTTCATCCacgagactaagatccttgaacaatggtgtcttgtgatcccgcccgaataccttcataaatgcttgggcctccttgggcgtgaacccctcctcatcaacttcttcatcgggaccatcgtcatcggagtccgatgcatatgcgcgagaaaaagggatggattggtccattgtatcttgcacatgatattgctcaagatcacccacattgttgtcatggagatcaacttcgttgtcatcctcctcgtactcataATTGTCTTCTTCAAAAGCTTCATTTGGGTTGTTTGAAaccgggctcaatgttggccaaacTTTTTGCGTCAAATGAGGTTCACTAActtgatcttggttcatgggtgggggagtactagcaaccaacggggaggggtcCCGGTTCAAATCCGAATGCAAactagactcaaccttcttggaggcaaataactcaagagccttgtctagagattccGCAACCgcctccttgtatgcaacccaacgttgctccgagttcacacgcattgtcttaCAACAGATGTGCATTTCAAAatcaacattatgccttccctcgaactcaacaacatcacttgggtccatccaattcaaatccttcctcacttgttccaagacatccgcatagctaggactactctcaaacaccaagtcaagctcatccgggtccggctcaacattgcctttcaaaaaggcctctttatccacatgatgaacataaacacatgttcttcccatccctacaataatcaaaaacacacatatatgaAGTAAGGACTTAACAAAATATTTACACAAAATACATAAGCCCTAACATATATATGAAACAATAAgcctaacccccacttaacaataaccacaaccctaaccatagcataaccctaacaccaacatcaaacacacataaccctaaccctagcttagTATAAagcctaaccataaccctaacaccaacatcaacacaaatttccaaatccaaGCCAAAACTAGGGTTTTCCCAAACTAGCaggatttgagcaaatgtgacaattcctatggatgaaaacgaggggatcggaggagattacatgaagggaggggttggcttcgaaatccacggtcaaatactccggatttgcaagatttgagaaggattttagaggggggagaggggaagagaggagggccgcaaggctTAGGgattgggtggggtgggggtgtgtggggtgggggtgggaggggacagagggtggggccagcctaagtgacaaacagactgtgcagcgcctaagagctaggcgctgcacattacaagtgtggcgCCTAGAGCTTAGGCGCTGCACAGCTGGCTGTGGGGCCGCACCTGGCCCCAGGCTGCCACGCTGGCTGGGCGTGCGACGCCTTAGTCAAAGGCGCTGCATAGTGTAGTGCAGCGCCCGGCTGTTGGGCGCCACCCAAAATGGTCTGTTATGTGAAATTTTTTCAAGACCAGGTCAGATCGTGAATTGATTTAGCCCACAGGTCAAATGTGTGATTTCTGCCTCCTCGTGACGTGCAGGCTAGTGAGCTATGTGGCATTGAAGCTTTGCTTCCTTTGATGAACCGTTGTTGTAAAGCCACAGGACTATGACGATCGCCTAGTAGTAACAGATCGCGTGACCAAGCTATGTATGCCTCGGTAGTCTCCTTGAGCTTCGTGAACACCATAGCTGTGATCTCAGCACGGAGCTCCCAGACAACACCATCAATTATGTGCACCTTGACACCCGGTGTAGGCTCCTTGGCCCCAAGGGATTGCTGACCGTTCATGGTGTCCGTGGAAGTGCTCCTAGTCGCATGCGCCAtcttcttggcagctttctcctaaCAAAATAGGAATGGAAATAGATCATGTTTCTCTTGAGACAAAAATAATGAACACCGCACATGGGTGTATTCCTCGAGTGTGTGCATCCGGTGCACGCCGTGGATCTGCCAGACCAGTTGGTGCTCTTGGCTCGCCTTAGGACAGCTTCATGAGGCCACCGGATTAGATAATGTGCCCGGACCGCACCAGCTCGCACTACAAGATCGTGCACTAGAAAAAAAAGTTTTTGAAACCGTTCATCCACTCAAAACCGAGCCAAAATAGAGTCGGACGGACAGGCCGGGCGCTATATACGCGTGACAACGCTAGCCCCAACAAGGCAAcatccgaagaagaagaagaagaagaagaagaagaagaagaagaagaagaagcggatcCCTCTCCCTAGTCGTCCAGAACGATGTGCGCGCTCCGACAGGCGGCAAGGAGGCTTTGCTCCCGGCTCGGGATATTTCTGATAGATCCTTCGGATCGGGCAAGCTAGATATTAGCGGTAGTTTACCTTTGTTTACTAATCTGTCTATGCATCTGTGAAGTGAGGACATGGAGATGGGAGGAGGATACCTTCTCCTTGGCACGATGAGCCCGACGGAGTGGCCATGGTGTAGGGCGACAACGACGATGGTGAGTGGGCAGTACAAAGGTGGTGCTTCCCATCGGCCCGCGCTAACCCTATATCGGTAGGGGTGTCGGTGGGGGCCTACGGCGCACGGTGAACCTCGTACCATGTGCGTCTGCCCCACCTCTTTATGTAGCACGgcgacaggggcccaccaaccagtgttcggttgggcgcccccgatcagggcgcgactCAAGGGCCCGTCGAACGTTGGGCTCGACCGGGAGGAGATCAACCTAACAATTTCTACTAACGAGATAATAGAGAGGCTTCCACACCTTTAATGATGGacgtcgataactgccacacgtgtggcacagtGGACACCTGACTACACAACCCTATGCGGCATGCCCAGTAGGCAGCCCACACAACCCCGTGTAGGCGAACATTAGAACTACCCACACGTCCGGGcgcagctacttcgtgccacacatCGAACCAACAACAACTACTCACCTCCACCCatacgtgtggcacgaagcaattccACCCAGATATATTTTGACGAAAACTTTAGTTACCCCGGGATGGTAACTTTAGTTATCTCGGGATGGCAACTTCTCTGTATCGTCTTTTTTTCTGGGTTTTCGTTTAGGTTaacaatagttgccatgtctaattaaCGGTAGTTGCCACGTGTGAACAAACCATAGTtaccgtgtgtgattaactagttACCACGTGTGGTCAAACCATAATTGCCATGTATGGTCAGacatagttgccatgtgtgattAACTAGTTGCCATGTGCACCAATAATTGTCGTCTATTCACCGGGCGAGCGTCCTGTGTGCCGATCCGGCAAGGAGCGTCCACACGTATGACACTAAATGATAACACACATGCCGTTGGGTGCTTACGTGGCTTTCCACCCAGATGGCAACTGCTTCAAAATTCGTGCAAATGGATCGAACGGCATCGAGTGCATGTGAGCGTGTTGATAAGTGCTACATGTGTGTGCGTTATCATTTGGGTTAATGATTGAATTCGGTCGTAGTGAGGGGCTCTCAACATTTATAGAGCTTCACACATTTATTTGGAATTTAATACTTTGACTGGTCGCTTTCATTTCCTCTCGCAACGTCAAACAAGCTTTACTTTCCCATGACACAATCTTCTATTGCTTTGCTTGTGATCATGAAAGCTAAGCATGCTCAACGCTTATGAGAGAAAACAAAAATGGTCAAGTTTGAATACTAACTTCAAAACAAAGTATGGAACAATCCATGCTTTTATGGTTTGAGAGTTCCACCTTTACTCGCAACTCGTTTAAGTTAAAAAAAAAATAGTTTTGGCTAAAATTTTATTCTCAACTTCTATTCTTTTACGAAATTTTTCTATTTTCTTAATGCATTCAAACAGAAAAATATAGTTTAACATATACGAATAATAATCTAGACTTGACAAACAACTAGTGGTGCATGAGTAACAAATATAACTTTATTCATACATCTAATAAAAAATACCATAACGTTACAGTATCATCATCGTAAAAATTCACTCAACAACGGATAAGTAATTCTTCTGCTCATAGAGAGCTAAATTTAAGTGGTTACGCTCATGTTTTAAGTTTTAAGGCGTCAATTTTAGATCTGCTGGAGAAAATTCTGAAAACCTAAACCTTATCCCTCCACACCTAAAATCATTCTTTCGAAGATGCTCTGCTGTCCGAAACCGTAACAGGGAAGAAGTACAAATTGTTCCTTGGCAATATTTCTAgagagtttttcaaaaaaaaaaatctagaGCCGTCCGGTTGGGGAGTTCTCTTTCTTCCATGAGACCTTGAACAAGGCAGCAAACCGATCACAAATAGAGTCGGACGGATGTACACTAGAGCCTCCCCCTCGTTGACGCGCACCCGTGACAAACGCTAGCCCCAACaaccgacgaagaagaagaagcaagtgGATCCCTCTCCCTAGTCGTCGAGAAACAATGGCGGCGCTCCGACAGGCGGCGAGGAGGCTTTGCTACCATCTCGGGACAAAAACGGTACTCCTCCCTCTCCCACCTTTGATCTCTCTCCTTTTGAACGGCGACCGCTCTGTTTCCACGGCGTGGGGGCCAAATCTAGGGTTGTCCATGGCAGAACCGTTGCTGCCAAATCCTCCATCCTTTATGTACCCACCCAAATCCTGCGCGAAGCCGAGCTGGGGTCGAAATCCTCAATAAATTTTCCACCTTTTGTTCCATGCCAATGAGTTCACTTCTGATTTGTGCGCGTTGCAGGGTCTTTTCGAGCCAACGGCTGCCCAGGAGAAAGCTATGTTGCAGGCCGCCCTGAAACGGTTCAAGTTTGATGCCAAGTATGTCGATGATGTGGCCCGCCACGTCTTCTGGGGGCTATGGAAGGACGGTGTTCGGCATATAACCCTTGCTGATGTGACCCACACTCTGCAGGCCTTGTCTAACGTGCAGACAAAATCCAAAACAATAAGGTGTGCATCATGGCCGCTCCCTCGCGCACTCCACGTCGGCCATGCTACGAGACAAAAAGAAATAGACAGGCCCACCATATCATTCGTTTTGTCTATCTATATAGAAAAAAAGACATAAAAGATTGCGTTGAGCCCTCCTTCTCTGCCAACGCACGCGACCTCCTTTGCCTCTCCCCAAAATCTCTCCCGTTTCCatcccatccgccgccgccgcctcgcccctaTCTACCCCGTCCAAGCAAGGCGCCGGCCACTTGAGAGCGGAGAAGGAGGAGATGCAGGGTGGCCTCATCGGAAGGGAGCGACGATGGCGCACAGGACGAGATCGCCGACCTCCTCTACGTCGCCGGGGGCGTGTGTCTCGTGCTGATCCACATATATGGTGGCTGCGAGCAAGCCACCGGCGTTGGGTCGATGGTGCCGTGCCTCGGCGACCGGGATCAGACAAGGTAGATGGGAAGCAGCGCCCCCTCTCCCCGAGCCCCATGTCCATGGCAACAACAGTGAGGTGAGCAGCGGCAAAGGTGCCTCCGCCGAGGTGGTGGTCGGCGTTCGGCATCTAGCAGAGGTGCGTGGACTAGCAGCGGCTGCGGCAATGCAGAGAAGTTGGAGGCCAGGAGGCGGGGCAAGAAGATGGGGATGGCGAGGCAGAGGAAGCGGTGGGCGGAGGCAGAGGAAGGAGAGTGGGCAAACTGCATAGGGAGATGCAGAGGAGACGGGTCGGCAGCAGGCAGAACGAGCAGCTGGGCGGCAAGGGCATGGGGCCGGAGGAACCAAGATCGACACATCCCCATCTAATCTTCCGCGAGGGAACGAGGTATGTACCGCTCGCCCATGGATTCCAGAAGGATGTTCCCATCTCTTGTGCCTAAAATGTCTCTGTGGTCAGTGCACCTGTACCATCTCAGCCAGGCGAGAAAATTGCAACATATCTTGTTCATCCAGTAGATATGTCAACAGGAACAGATTTGAAGGAACAACAAGCATTCAACCAACTCAGCCGGCAACAGAAGCTCCGTCTCTGCCTAAATCTTAATTTTCCATTCTCTGACCTGATTAGTGGAAAGCTTTTTTTAATCAAAGATTAGTGGAAAACTTGTGCAGTGAATGTGCTTCGACTCATGGAGATTTAGATTTCTTCCTTAACTTGTAGCAAAATCA is from Triticum aestivum cultivar Chinese Spring chromosome 1B, IWGSC CS RefSeq v2.1, whole genome shotgun sequence and encodes:
- the LOC123148740 gene encoding uncharacterized protein, which encodes MQRRRVGSRQNEQLGGKGMGPEEPRSTHPHLIFREGTSAPVPSQPGEKIATYLVHPVDMSTGTDLKEQQAFNQLSRQQKLRLCLNLNFPFSDLISGKLFLIKD